The window ACAAACAATTCGTAAAATGCTTCTACCAAAAGGTTTGACGCTTTCCCGCGCTGCATTTTCCAATGTTTTTCATAACAGGTTGTATGCGGGCAGTATTGTGATTAAAGCGGACAAGGCAGAAGCGGAAATCGTGGTCAAGGGGGTACATGAAGGTTTGGTGTCAGAAGAGTTGTTTGCGAAGGTTCAAGTGGTAGCCCGGGGAGAAAAGGAAAGCCACGGTAAACCGAAAACCGCTAAAGAGGAATTGCCATTGCGTGGGTTTTTAGAATGCCCAGTATGCGGAGGTAATTTGACGGGCAGTGCTTCCCGCTCCCGAAACGGTGTAAAGCATTTTTATTATCACTGTCAAAAGGGATGCCCGACACGGTTTAGGGCGGATGTTGCCAATGATGCGTTTGATGAGTGGCTTGCAACTGTGAGCCTTAAACCGGAACATACAGAAAACTATATACAATTGTTTGAGTCGATGTTTATGAAAGATGATGATGAAAGGAAAAAGCATCTTGCGCGTATTACTAATGAAATCGCAAAAACAGAAGACTCTTTGGTAAAGCTTGGTCGGCTGTATGTTGAAGGCAAAGTGGACGATACCGATTATGAAAACCTCAAGTCTTCTTATAAGGACGAGATCGCCAAGTTGAGGTTGGAGAAAGAAGAGCATGAAATTGACGTTTCTGAAACGATTAAAGGTATGGAGTTTGCGTTTTCTGTATTGAGCAATCTGCAAAATTTATGGAGGGAACTTGACCTTGAAGGCAAGCGAATATTGATTGGTTCGATAATTAACGGAAAGCTACTTTTTGATGGTTCTGAGTATCGAACCAAACCAGAGGGCTTATTTATAAAAGAAATGGCTGCCATTGCTGACAGCCATTCTTGTTCAGTAGCGGGAGCTGGACTCGAACCAACGACCCCCGGGTTATGAGCCCGGTGAGCTACCACTGCTCCATCCCGCAATATTAAATGGAGTGCAAAAGTATAACTAATTACCGACCTTTGCAACTTTACTTTAAAAAAAATGTCACATGACACACAAAGCAGGGTTTATTAGTATCATTGGAAAGCCCAATGTGGGCAAGAGTACATTGATGAATGCGCTGATTGGCGAGAAGCTCTCCATCATCACTCCCAAGGCGCAAACAACGCGTCACAGCATTATGGGCATCATCAATACCGATGATTACCAAGTAGTGTTTAACGACACCCCGGGAATTATTGACCCGCAGTACGGTTTGCAAAAAAGCATGATGCGCTTTGTGGACGAAAGTCTTGAAGGGGCTGATGTAGTTTTATACATTGCTGAAGTAGGTGAAAAAGAAATTCCTGCTGAGGCTTTGCAGCGCTTACAAAAAACAGCTTCGCCGGTAGTATTGGCCCTGAACAAGATTGATACGCTTGGCCAAGAAGAGATTGTACAAAAGACTGAGTATTGGAAGGGGCTGTTTGGCTTCAGCTCAATCGTACCAATCTCTGCGCTTAATAAATTTAATACCCAAGCATTGCTTGAAGAACTGGTGCGTTACCTACCCGTTTGTCCCCCTTACTACCCTAAAGACCAACTGACAGATAAACCTGAAAAGTTTTTTGCCGCCGAAATTTTGCGCGAAAAAATATTTTTCAGGTATAAGAAAGAAATCCCCTACTCTACTGAGGTTGTTATTGAGCAATTTAAAGACGAGCCCGAGCTATTACGCATTAGCGCAGTGATAATGGTAGAACGCGACTCACAAAAGGGCATTTTAATAGGTGAAAAGGGACTTGCGCTTAAAAACACAGGAACGGCAGCCCGCAAAGAAATGGAGAACTTTTTTGGTAAGAAGGTGTTTTTGGAAATGTTTGTGAAAGTGAAGGAAAAATGGCGCGACACTAAAAGTGCTTTGAAAGAATTTGGATATGATGATTAACATTCAACAAAAAAGCCACCCTGCAAGCAGGGTGGCTTTTCGTTTATATAGTGTTACTATTACTTTAAATACACTTTGCTTATTTGCATTCCTGCACTACCTGCCACTTTCACAACGTAATATCCGGGCACTGTTTGCAACTCAGGTAACATTGCTGTTTGGCCTGCGTGAGCATCAATAACACCCTTATATACTGTTTTACCTAACAAGTCGATTACTTCTACAGCAAGAGTTTCGGTAGTTGTAGTACCTATACTAATGGTCGTCCCGTTTGAACCTATAAAGAAATCCGCAGCCGCTGATTCCTCAACCGCAGTTGTACTTTTCTTGCGGATGTGCAACACAAAACGTTCAGCAATATCACCGGTTTCAATATCAAACGTAAAGGCACCTTTTGCTATATCGTATAGTTTTCCGCTTAGTTTATCCTCAAGATAAACCTCAACACCCCTTTCTATATTTTCCAAAGCAGCTGTCAGTTGATGTTTTCCTGTACTTGCTGTCGAAACAGCTATTGGTAGGTCAATACCCTTTTCAGGAATATCACTCCATACATCTCTGTTCAACCTTTTATCGTCAGAAACAATATAGATGCTTGGGGCAGAGGGGTCATTCATTTTCTTAAACCCATCCAATGCATCAAACCCATTTTGGGCTGCACTATCAGTAAAAAATTTTGCCTTATCGGTAACACCTGTTTTCAGGTTTTTAAGACTTAATTCAACGAAATTTTCTACTGAAACTGTTTTATCAAAAAAGTTTGACCCAATAGCCACATTTCTGCTGCTGTTAGGCAAGGTTACGCTTACATTGTTTGATGAAACTTTGATAGTAAAGGCGGTGAAAGGAGGCACTACACCATCGTTTATATTATCATAAGCAGTGTAGGTGCCTGTATTTTGATCATAAAAATAAGCCGCCGTTCCTTGTATGTTTGCTATTGAACCATCCCAATAAAAGCCTGTAGGCCACGGATTGCGTATTATATGCCAACCTGATGTATCGTTGTTACTGCCTGTGCTTGTTAATCCTGATAATGTATAGTTTGAAGTACCTTGATAAGTACCTGTAATATCTATAGTAAGCGGCAAATTTGAGTTGCGCAGATAAACTGCAAAACCGCCAGCATCCATACTTTGAGATAAACCACTGGCTGCAGTCCAATGCGGTGCCGAACCTGACTCATCAAACCTGAACACATTAGCATAATTTGGATCGGGTGTGCTAAAATACAACGGCACATCATCGTTTATTTGCGCCAATGTTGCGCCGCTCACAGGTGAGCAAATAGACCTCCAACCGGCACCACCGCCTCCTATGTAATACTCACAGGTGATGTTGCCTGATATAGCTCCGTTTAAGCTGCCACCGGCTCCTATCTGACCGTAACTGGTTGCCGAACTTGCTCCTAAAGTAAGTAAACTATTGGTGGTTAACGTTGTGCTGCTCGACACTCTAAGAATGCCTTCAAACTCAAACGCTGTGCCGTATAAGTTTGCTGTACCCGATTTGTAAAACTCAAGGTCGCCATTGCTGCTTCCTAAACCATTGCCGTAATTGTAAAAATCGCCGTATACTGAAACTAAGTTACCTGAGGTAACAGTTAAATTATAACCGCTATCCACCCTTAGGCTGCGACAAGTAAATGATCCGGGAGCGGTGTTAGATTGAATAATTACATCCATAGTTGATGAAACCGTACCTCCCCACGAACTACCGTTCCAACTCAGTCTTAAAGGAATTGCAGTTGTTTGCGGAGTATTTCCTATTGTCCAGTTAGCTTTGTTATTTATCACAGTTTTATCAAGACTAAGAATATTACTTGTCATGACTATATTCTCTCTTTTAACCAAACTCGAATCCATTCGGATTGCACTCACGCCACTCACCAAAGAGTCGGGCAATTCAGATTGAAACAACCCGGATGCAGAGGCGGTCCCGTCCCAATTAGCGTCAGAGGTTAATCCGGTAATGTAATTTAGATGAATGCCTGCCAAATATCTTGTAACCGTCAACCTGTATGTTGAAGAAGTATCGATGCTGGTAATACCCTGAAAAGCGAACACTTGATCAGTTCCACCGTTATGGTTTAAGGATAGCGCAGTACCGGTTACAATGGTTCCGGTAGAGGCATTTGCCAAACCACCAGCATTTGAAGCTGCGGCAGTTGAACTCCAAAATTTTATTATTGTGCCTGCGGGCAACGCACTTGATGCTTCCCATATAAACACATACTCGTTTTTATTGCTGGTTAATATATTATACCCGTTTGCATCCTTATAGCATCCGTCAGTAAAGCCAATTTGTGTGCCTGATGTAATACCTTTAAGCAATACGATTGCAAAAGTATCAGCAGTGCTGTTATTCATCTGGCAGCTAACAAAGGCAACATCACCGGCATACAACGATGTTTGCGCTTTAACGCCGAAGGAAAAAAAGGTTAAAAATGTGGTTATTGCCCAAAATGACAATTTTTTTAACGAGTAGGTGTTGATATTCATTTTTAGCGATAATTAAAAATTTAAAATTACTGCTTATAAATTTTTAATCACTTTTTCACTTCTAACACACCATGTTAACAACACAAATACTGATTACTATATAGTACAATATAACTCATACTAAAAATATTTTTTAAAATAATTTACTAAAAAATAATAAATTTTTATACTGCAGCAGCCTCACGCAGACGCTCATAGTTGCGCTTCACCTCACCTGATATAGGCACTGCATTGCCCTCATCATCAATACGTACAAAAGTAATATGAGTAGTACATACCACAACTTCCTCGCCACCGTAAAAATTACGTTTCCGCGCCTCAATTTTCATGGTTACAGAAGTATTACCAATTGACAATACATCGCCATAAATCAATATTTGATATCCAAGTTTTACAGGACGTTTAAACACTACTTCATCGATTTTGACGGTAACCATATTTGGGGTATTACATACATCGGCAGCCATTGATGCTGCGGCTTCGTCTATCCACGACAGCATATTCCCTCCGAATAAATTACCGTGAATACCGAGGTCACGGGTCATACAGATTTTTTGCGTTATCAGTTTCATTTTTGTACTAATTTTAAATGTGATTGTTGGAAAAATGACCCTTAGCGAGATGCAACAATGCCCATAGCAGGCATATTTGCTGTGCTTATCGTTTTTTTGAGGGCCGGCTGAAAAAGTGAGTTATCAGCAACAATGCGCACAATGCCAACAGCACACTGCACGATGGGCCGCATGGCGTTTTCGTGAGTTTAGATGATATGTATTGCTGTTGTTAAGCATTTATAAATGCGTTGCTTTTTCTTATAAAAGAGCTGCAAAGCTAAGCACAAGTTTTTATATAATGAAAGAACCGGCAATTAAATTCTGTTAACACAACAAAAAAGGGAGTGTTTTGCGACACCCCCTTCGTCGTTAAAATTATGGAACGGAAACAACTTATAACTCAATTGTAATGAATGGATCCCATTGGAAATAACCAATTACTGTACCTTGTTGGTTTAGCACTTGGAACGACCATGAGTATTGTACACTATTGCAAGCTTGCAAAGCAGTAGTTTGCCATGCTGAACTGGTGTAGGCAATAGGTGTAGCAGTGGTTGGATTTGTAGGGTTATTGATATACAAGTTTACGGCAAGCGGGAGACAAATGGGTTGTGTTACATAAGTACCGATTGCCGCAGATTGGAAATTGTACAAAATAGAACTAAACTCAACACCGGCACCGGGGTTGGTAATTGTCCAACGGATGTTATCACCCACATCGCACTGGATGGTAAGTTCTGATTGGGCTTGCTCGTTTACAACATAGCAATCTTCAGTAATCATAAACACATACACATCTGATTGTGAATATGAGCCCAATGAGGTAGGAGCATTTAATGAGCCGGCAGGCAATTGGCCATTGGCAACTTTGGCAGCTAACGTGGCTGCATCAACAACGCATAGAATATCGATAGTATTAGACATAACTTTAAATTTTTGATAGTTAGTTCTTACTCGTAAGGCTTTTCAGAATCCGCCCCAACAGTTACTTGGTTGGTCAAGCCCGTGTTTTTTAGAAATGGTACGGCAACATTTAATTGAATTACGTGCACATAAACAGGGGGTCAGCCTTTTTCAAACCCAACTTGTATTTATTATAATCAAATGCAAGTTGGAGTAAATACATCCGTTAAAAAACAGTAGTTGTTACTGTATTGATAAACAGATACTTTTACGGGTAAGCCCTACTAACAAATAAGTGTTACGATGTTATGCAGTTACGCAGTTATCGTGTTATTTTTGTTACGCACCGCACAAGGGCTTGCGGGGTTTTGTCTGTATAGCAGACGGTTACGGGTTTCAAAGAACTTTTAGATACGTAGTAATTGGAAACGGACATAAATGAAGAAGTCCCGATTTCTCGGGACTTCCATAACTTTTTTATACGAAGGTGATAATTGAAATACAGCCCATCTGTGTGTGAAATTTGTAGGCACAACTCATAATGCAATTTACTTTTTCTAAGTTACAAACTAGCGTATTTGCCCCGCGCTCTCGCAAGTCTGTCGCGCAGGCTGTGCGGCAGCGACTTGTGAGAATATGTAAAATAAGTTTGTAACTTATTCATTCTTTTAAAGTAAAACAATATGCTCCCGATTTCTCGGGACTTCCATAACCTTTTTATACAAAGGTGATAATTGGGACAATACCGTTCGCTGGTAACCGCCTGTATGTAAAACGCTTTTAGCTGTTCGGCTGCATCCCATAGGTACTTTCGGTCAGTATCGCTTTGGGTAATGCTGCTGTTTACATTAAAATTAAAATACTGTAGTAAGTGCGGTAAGGTTATACCGTCTTAAACAAACCAATATTTTATTATCCACCAATGGCGTCTTTTATACTTTAACTCATATGATTCCCATTCTTTTGGAAGTTTACTATTTTGCTTAAAACTCTTATAAACAAGATTTGGGTCATAAAGCGTAATAATACTATTTCCCGATAACATTTTTAGATTCAAAATAAAATCAGAGTAAGACTTTGTCCGAAAGAGCCTTTTAGTACTTATATCAAAAATACACCACCCAGTATATTTAACTATAATACCGTTCGTTTCTGAACAATGAAGTAAAATATAATTTTGAACAAGGCCTATAGAATCAATTCCATTTATATCAGACAAGAGATTATTTGTATATTTTTCTTGTATAAACCAATTATCATCATTCTTAAGAGAATTTAGAACAATTGGCTCAATTAATGGTATTTGTTTCAAATCACCATCAGAAGAATACTCATAAAAACCCTTAAAAAATAGGGTGTATAAAATAAAACCAATTGAACATATAATAATTAAAGTCTTAAGTATTTTCATTTTAAACTTATTTTACATATACGGAATATGAGGCATCAAATTCAACACGCGTTTACATATTAGAATTTCCTCTAAACTGTGAATAATAAACCGTTCCCGTGACAGCACAACAAATATTACAGCCCCCCGCTCTCGCAAGTCTGTCGCGCAGGCTGTGTGGCAGCGAATTGTGAGAGCGGGGGACTTCCATAACCTTTTATACAAAGGTGATAATTTGGAATATAGCTTATCAACCTGCACCTTTTTGACATATCTCCATAATATTTATTACATGATTACCATAATGAGGCCAAATTTGTTTGAACAGAGTAGAATCCGTATCATATCTCCTTCTTTGAAGTCCTCTTAAAACTCTACCATTTTCCGTTTCTTGTAAAGAACAACACTCCGCTGCATAACCTATCAAAATGGATATAATATCAAAGTAGTTATCCTGAATATAACTTATCTCCAACCTCCTAAAAGTGCTATCATAAGTTCTCGCATCCCTTACAAATTTATTACCATAATAAATCCAATCAGATTCACAATTCTTATTAATATACTCCTTTACCTCCAACAGAGCTTTACAATTCTTGTGTTGTTTAAAAGCCTCCCTAATGTCACTTTTAGAATATACATTAGAAAAAAACTCATACAGTCCAGCATCCAGGTTAACTGAGTCTCTCGGTTTTCTTAAGCCAAAAATCTTAAAATATTTATAGTTACTTTTATCAAAATCTTCGTAAATGTTTATTGCAATGAGATCTCTCAATACGAAAAACGATGTTATATTTTCGCTTCTCAGATAATCTAAATAAATAAATGTCTTTAGCGTATCCCCATTTTCTTCGAACCGATAACTTTCACTATACCTGCTGATTGTTTTTGATATTTCTTCGATTTCTGCATTTGACTTCCAGTTACATCCGATGAAAATAATCAGAAAAATAATTAACACTTGCTTTCTTAAATAAACCATCATCGCTTTTTTATTAAACTAAATAATACTCCCCATACCTCTCGCAAGTCTGTCGAGCAGGCTGTGCGGCAGCGACTTGTGAGAATATGTAAAATAAGTTTGCAACTTATTCATTCTTTTAAAGTAAAACAATATGCTCCCGATTTCTCGGGACTTCCATAACTTTTTTATACAAAGGTGACAATTTGGAACACGACCCTACCCTCTATTCAATTTCTAAACTATATTCAATGTTCAACTTTCGAAGAATATATAAAATCAAAAGAACATTATTTGCGGAGGCAAATTTTTCAATTTTATTTATTTCACAAATTCCATTTAAGTAATTTACTTTAACATCTATTTCCCATCGAAAGTATGGTGCCCAAGATGACTCTGAAACATCGGATATTCTACGAAAAAGAAAAACTATTGAATCATAACCCTCAGCACTAATTCTTGTTTTTATAATTTTCTCATGGGTATTTATTACAAAAACAATATCTCTAAAGTGCCAGATTAGCTCTTTGACAAAATACCACAAAAAATACATTAATATAAGGACACATAAAACAGAAATAAATAAATTTATTCTATATATAACAACCAAATACAATGAAAATGCAATAAAAATCAAACTACCGGCTAACAAAATCATTGAAATAAGAAATTTATGCTTTCTTTTGGTAAACGTCATTAACGTCTCCTGGAATTGAATTTTTGTATCAGGCATTTTTACTTCCATATCAATCCGTTTTAAGTTTTTCTTTTACCTGGTTTTATTTAGATCTGTATGGAAGTTATCTAACGCTTTTATTACTGAACCTCCCCCCGCTCTCGCAAGTCTGTCTCGTAGGCTGTTTGGCAGCGAATTGTGATAGCGGGGGACTTCCATACCTTTTATACAAAGGTGATAATTTGGAATATAGCTTATCAACCTGCACCTTTTTGACATATCTCCATAATATTTATTACATGATTACCATAATGAGGCCAAATTTGTTTGAACAGAGTAGAATCCGTATCATATCTCCTTCTTTGAAGTCCTCTTAAAACTCTACCATTTTCCGTTTCTTGTAAAGAACAACACTCCGCTGCATAACCTATCAAAATGGATATAATATCAAAGTAGTTATCCTGAATATAACTTATCTCCAACCTCCTAAAAGTGCTATCATAAGTTCTCGCATCCCTTACAAATTTATTACCATAATAAATCCAATCAGATTCACAATTCTTATTAATATACTCCTTTACCTCCAACAGAGCTTTACAATTCTTGTGTTGTTTAAAAGCCTCCCTAATGTCACTTTTAGAATATACATTAGAAAAAAACTCATACAGTCCAGCATCCAGGTTAACTGAGTCTCTCGGTTTTCTTAAGCCAAAAATCTTAAAATATTTATAGTTACTTTTATCAAAATCTTCGTAAATGTTTATTGCAATGAGATCTCTCAATACGAAAAACGATGTTATATTTTCGCTTCTCAGATAATCTAAATAAATAAATGTCTTTAGCGTATCCCCATTTTCTTCGAACCGATAACTTTCACTATACCTGCTGATTGTTTTTGATATTTCTTCGATTTCTGCATTTGACTTCCAGTTACATCCGATGAAAATAATCAGAAAAATAATTAACACTTGCTTTCTTAAATAAACCATCATCGCTTTTTTATTAAACTAAATAATACTCCCCGTACCTCTCGCAAGTCTGTCGCGCAGGCTGTGCAGCAGCGACTTGAGGGAATACATCTATACAGCCCATCTGTATTGTGAAATTTGTAGGTACGGATCATATAATGCAAATCACTTTTTCTAAGTTACAAACTTAGTGTATTTGCCCTATGAGTCTCTGTCGCAGTAGACTGAGCTACCGGCTTGCGAGGGCGAAAGAAATTATCCAGCGATACCACCTCTGAAAGAGATGGGAAATATCTTTTTATTGTTGACATTACTTAATTAAATTTTTTACTTAACCTTAGTACCATAAAGAGGGGGCTTTTGCAGGAACTCTTTCCATAATAGTAAAACACTCTTAAACTCTTGAAGAGTATAACTTTCGTAGGGGCCACTACTATAATCTTTATCATCCCATATTTTACACCCGTAGGGTCTATCTCACAACTTACAAAATCTATTGAAAGCAGGGGGCTTACAAGGGGGGATATTATTTATGCTTTCATCAACCAAAATAATTAGCTCATCTACATCCTCAATTAAAGGAAGCATGCTCAAGAGTGTGGTAATTCGCCTTTCGCCGTCAGCATATTTTATAATAGTATTATTGGGGTTAATAGTACTTTTAAATTTGATACCAAGTTGTACTATAATATTACTCATGTTTTTAATCATGAAGATTCTATAAAAAATTATTGTTACATTTTTTGGAAATTCAACGGGGGTGTTTTCAAAAAATTAATCCACTCCTCCAAAATTCTCTTGTAATCATTGATAGGAATTGTATATACATCATTAATCGTTACGTTTGTTGTAGTAATTTCAACTGATGTGTCATTAAAACTAATCTCCCTTTGATATGCTTGATTCGTTAAGGCTCTATCGATTTCTTTAAGTACTTGCATGAAATGTCCCTCATCAAATGATCCACTAAGATGATAAGCTATGTCAGCAGCGAGGGTTGCGTCAGGAGCGAAGCATTGCTTATAATTTTTACCATTTGTAATAACATTACTAAAAGCTAAATTGTATTGTTTGATAATTGTGTTCATATTTTATTTATAAACGACATCCACTCTAAAACAATTTTTTCGAAATCATCCGTAGGTAATTGTTCATCTGGAAAAGACCAAGAACCCCCTTTATCTGTATATACAAATTTTGTATTATTGATGTCAATGTAGGCTATAATACCAGTGTCGGATGATATTTGAATATATATCTTCGCAATAGTTATTGTATTAGTTTTAACTGAATCAATTTGATTAATAATAAATTCTTGAATGTCATCTCCGAGTATATAATCACTCAAAAACTGACACAAAGTGGGTTTTAATTTGCTTTCACAAAAACTAAAATTTATGCCGCTGACAATTTTTTTATAAAAATTAACTTGATACTGTTTTAATATATTACTCATAAATTTCCTATTGATTAAAGTTTGGAAGCAATGGATATGACATAATGTCTTCAACACCATTAACATATAGTATTTTAAATATGCAAAATGCCCCCGCTCTCGCAAGTCTGTCGCGCAGGCTGTGCGGCAGCGACTTGGGAGAATCAACACAATAAGTTACAAACTTATTCTTTCCGTGTAAAGTAAAATTTTGTTTGAAGAGATGTTGTTAAAACGCTGCACCAGCACAAATAAAAAAGCCTTTCGAGAATTTCTTCTGAAAGGCTTGTCTTTGTTTGTGGTACCAGCCGGGATCGAACCAGCGACACAAGGATTTTCAGTCCTTTGCTCTACCAACTGAGCTATGGTACCTTTTTTTGGGGAGTGCAAATGTAAGTGTTTTTTCAAAGTTGCAAAACATTTTTTTGCTTACTGCTTTTTTATCATCTTTGAAGTCGGTACCAACCGCGTAAATCCTTATGCAAATTGTTTCGCAACTTATTTTTGCCCTTGCCCTTGGTGCAGCTATATATACGTTTTGGCGCAACGTAAGTAAAATACGCCGCAACATTTTATTGGGCAAACCATTAGACCGCACTGATAATCAGCGGGAAAGAATTACCACTATGCTTAAGGTGGCCTTTGGCCAAAGCAAAATGGTAACCCGTCCCTTGGCAGGCATCATGCACTTGTTTGTTTACATAGGCTTTGTGCTGATAAACATTGAAGTGCTAGAAATTATCATCGATGGGCTTGCAGGTACTCACCGTGTTTTAATGGAACCCTTCGGTGCCGTGTACACAGCTGCCATTGCCT of the Bacteroidota bacterium genome contains:
- a CDS encoding GTPase Era; the protein is MTHKAGFISIIGKPNVGKSTLMNALIGEKLSIITPKAQTTRHSIMGIINTDDYQVVFNDTPGIIDPQYGLQKSMMRFVDESLEGADVVLYIAEVGEKEIPAEALQRLQKTASPVVLALNKIDTLGQEEIVQKTEYWKGLFGFSSIVPISALNKFNTQALLEELVRYLPVCPPYYPKDQLTDKPEKFFAAEILREKIFFRYKKEIPYSTEVVIEQFKDEPELLRISAVIMVERDSQKGILIGEKGLALKNTGTAARKEMENFFGKKVFLEMFVKVKEKWRDTKSALKEFGYDD
- a CDS encoding acyl-CoA thioesterase translates to MKLITQKICMTRDLGIHGNLFGGNMLSWIDEAAASMAADVCNTPNMVTVKIDEVVFKRPVKLGYQILIYGDVLSIGNTSVTMKIEARKRNFYGGEEVVVCTTHITFVRIDDEGNAVPISGEVKRNYERLREAAAV